From the Nicotiana tabacum cultivar K326 unplaced genomic scaffold, ASM71507v2 Un00428, whole genome shotgun sequence genome, the window CAGTacaaaaataactttgacaaagcaaccaagaggaacccggttcctgatAAATGCTTCAACAGAAAGAATGTCGTTGACAATATTGTaaagcaagctcttgctgcatggggagactcctccagtgaATCTGAAAAAGAAAATGATCATGGTGATAGTTCAACGATGGCAGTGGAAAGTGAAGCAACTGAGTATGGctcaatctttgccttgatgGCTCAGTcggatgatgatgaagatgacgacgatgataaggtaaattttctggatgttcagagaaatatGAAATCTTATTCTCCTAAAAAACTCATGTCTTTGGCAAATGTGTTAATTAATACTTATCAcagtcttataaatgataaagatGTTTTAACTGTGGAGTTAGGAGAAGCAGAACAAACCAGAGATGACTTAGTaatcattgttgttgatttaaagGAAACAATTGAGAACCTGAAGAAAGAGAAGGATGCCTTAgatgaaaaaattacaaatatagaacatgaaagagatgatcTAATGGTCGTTGTGGTAGACCTAAAAGAGACCTTTGAGTGtgtaagaaaggaaaaagaagtctTAGCTGAGAGAGTTGCTAACAttgagcatgagagagatgacctattaGTGGTGGTAGTGGACTTGAAGGAAATAATTGGTGAACCTAAAATAGAGAGTAGGCCTGAAAATtctcaaaagggaaaggaagttgcaagcgaggcacacattaagcttgaaagtgaGTTAAATTCAGTGAAGTCTAGTTTGTgtgctgagcttgagaaaaacaaacaacttcatGAAGAACTAGGAAGAGTTaagagtgatcttgaaaaatcactcaagtggacctggtcctctgatgttATCACTGCCATGTACACCAACAATGGGGGAAATAGGCAGGGGATTGGGTTCCAAAGGGAAAAGATtccctacaaccctcatagcaagtatgttactgtacctgataattggctttgcactcactgtggCAACACTGGGCACTTTAAAGAAAATTGTAAGGCCAGATTTCAGTCacaacagaaaaataaagtttttgctgAAAAAGTAACTACTGGTAGAGAACCTGGCCCCTCATATAAAAAACGCACGATTCCTTCTTGGACCAGAAGATCCCTCATTCACCCttttcctcattacaagggacccaaattCTTTTGAGTTCCTAAGTCTAACTCCTAATTTTCTTGTGCAAGGAACAGTGAAAGAAAGCAGCCtacaatggtacatggatagtgactgctcaaagcacatgactggaagTACAAGTGATTTCCTTTCACTTAAAGCCCtccaaggagggagtgtatcctttggaaatgacAAGAaaggatacattctgggagttggaTGGATTGAGAAGTCTCTCTCATACTCAATCGAAAATGTGTACTACATGAACGGGTTGAAGTACAGCTTGCTAAGTGTTTCCCAGATTTGTGAcaaaggaaacaaggtggagcTTATGTCAAAAATATGTACAGTCACAAACATAATGACTGGTAAGGTGGTGCTAGTAgcaaaagatacaaaaatatctatgttGCTAATTTTGAGTCTCTACAGAATGGTGATCTCAATTGTCTAAGTtctattgatgatgatgctgaattaTGGCATAGGAGGCTGGGTCATGCAAGCTTCACGTTGCTGAACAAATTGGTCAGGAAGGACCTAGTTTGTGGTCTGCCCAAGTCAAGTTTCAAGGATCACAAAGTGTGTGATGTATGTGTAAAAGGCAAGCAAGTCAGATCCTCAtttcaagcccaaaaaggaagtcAGTACCTCAAAGTCACTTGATCTTCTTCACTTGTGGACCCATGAGAGTGGAAAGCAGGGGAGGAAAGAAATATATCTTTGTTATAGTTGACGATTACTCTAGATTCACCTGGACTCTGTTTctcagaaccaaggatgaaacctttGAAGTATTTATTGCTTTCGTCAAAAGGATTCAAGTGAAGATGGGTAATAATGTAGCTTGCATCAGGTCTGATCATAGGACAGAGTTcgacaatgccaaatttgatgagttctgtACTGAAAATGGTATCTCTCATAATTTTTCGgctccaagaacacctcaacaaaatggtatcATGGAGAGGAAAAATAGAACTCTTGAAAACATGGCAAGGACAATGTTGATTGACAGTGGGATCGCAAAGAATTTCTGGGCAGAAACTGCCAATACCgcttgctacttggtgaacaggtgcatgatcaggtcccttctgAACAAGACTTCATATGAACTGCTAAATGGAAGGAAGATCAAGCTGACACATCTAAGGACTTTTAGGTGTAAATATTTTGTCCTCAACAATAGAAAGGAAGCTCTTGGAAAATTCGATTCCAAAAGTGATGAAGAAATCTTTCTGGGATACTCATCCCAAATCAAAGCTTACAAAGTACACAACAAAAGGACTTAATGTGTTGAAGAGAGtatacatgtgatctttgatgaatctcaccTCTCCTATGAGAAAGACAGACGTGCTGACCAAGATGGAGAACTTTTATCTGTTCCAGGTGAAGTTATTGACATGGCAAATGGAAAGGCAGATATGATTAGTCATGTCAAGGAATCCAGTAAATATGATGCAAATACATCTCCATCCATTGGAGAGGAACCTGGTCCCACGATCGCAACAACTGAAGCTGAAAATAGAGTTGCTGATGCAGTCCAAGGTACTCCACTTACTGAAGTAAGAAGCGGCCAAGAACCTCAGTCAAATATACCTGGATCCTCTACAAATGAGATTCAGGTACCAAACTAGAAGCACAAAAGCTtacatcctcttgacaacataatcaCCCTTCTTAACTCAGGTGTTCAAACTAGATCAAaagccagaaattcacttgccttttcAGCCTTTCTTTCTCAAATAGAGCCCAAAAACATCAAAGAAGCGTTGAAAGATGCAGACTGGATCACAGCTATGCAAGAGGAGCtgcatcaatttgaaagaaacaaggTATGACACCTGGTCCCTCGACCTGCAGATCGAACTATCATAGGAACtaggtgggtattcaggaacaaacttgatgagtttggaaataCAACAAGAAATAAGGCAAGGCTtgtagttcaaggctacaatcaggaagAAGGGATCGATTATGATGAAACGTTTGCTCCAGTTGCTCGAATGGAAGCCATTAGAATTCGTATCGCCTTTGCCTCTCATATGGAGTTCAcactgttccaaatggatgtcaaaagtgcatttctaaatGGCTATCtgaaagaagaagtctatgttaaGCAGCCTCCTGGTTTTTAGAGTCACGAGCATCCTGAGCATGTGTTCAAACTGGACAAGGCATTGTACGGGCTAAAGTAGGCTCCCCgggcttggtatgaaaggttgtcaaaatttcttctagaaaatggatttacaagaggaaaaattggCAACACTCTTTTTTTGAAGAAACGAGGGAGGAATATGCTCATTGTtcaggtatatgttgatgatatcatcttTGGAGCCACATCTGACTCTctttgtgaagaatttgcaaaactcatggggagTGAGTTCGAGATGAGTATGATGGGCAAATTAAATTTCTTTCTAGGACTTCAAGTGAAGCAATCTCAGAAGAGAACATTGATAAGTCAGTAGAAGTACATCAAGGAATTGCTGaaaaggtttgacatggaagcatcaaaagtcATCGACACCCCTATTGCCACAGCTACCCgtctagacatggatgaacctAGTTCCCCTGTAAATCAGACCATGTATAGAGGGATCATAGggtcactcttgtatcttactaCAAGCAGACCAGATATTGTGTTCAGCGTGGGCCTTTGTGTAAGGTTTCAATCCAATCCataggaatctcatctgaaggctgccaagagaatattgagatatctcaaaggaacgcGGGACATGGTTCTCTACTGTCTCTCAGGTGACAACTTTGATCTTATTGGGTATGCTAACGCTGATTATGCAGGATATCTAGTGGACAGGAAAAGCACGTCTGGAATGGTATATTTCCTGGGTTCTTGCCTAATCTCGTGgggtacaaggaagcaaaactcagtggcACTCTAAACTGCATAAGCGGAATATGTAGCAGCTGCTTCTTGCTGTGCTCAATTGCTGTGGATCAACCAGCAGCTGGAAGACTTTGGAGTGTTCTCAGATTGTGTGCCTCTCCTATGCAACAATACAAGTGCACTCAATATGGCCAAAAATCCTATCCAACATAAGAGAACCAAGAACATTGACGTGCATCATCACTTcctcagagacaatgttgaaaTGGAGCTCATTTGCATGAAATTATGCACCACAGAAGATTAGATTGCAGACATATTTACCAAGGCTTTGAGTagagaacattttgaaagaaatcgtcTGGCACTGGGATTGATAAAGCCCAACTGAGAACCTGGTacctcgatgattggctatgaaagacatgttcaggtaaaattagctaaaaagtattttctggcaAAGTCTAACTCATCTCTATATCGTTACAGGTAGACACGCATGATGATTACAGAGCAAATAGGCAGTTGATGCAGTACGCGCTGGTAAAAAGGGCAAAGCTTATAGATGCAAGATTAgtcagggaacctggttctcCTGACACATGTTAGTAGTTTCTCTGTTCTCTCATGCACAATTTTGAACGATTAAAACAAGTGCCACATCATCAGTGCGTCAGTTTCTTTTCCCTGCATCTTGTGAACCCAAACGTCTCACCCGTTAATAATAATAGACCCGACTCCCAAAACTACCGCCCTTTCTTAACCAGTCCCTCATCCATCATAAATTCATCTATCACTGTCACAACTCTTCCCATCAAATTTCAAAAACCCATTCTTCTGCCTTTCTTTAAACTGCCAAATCCCTTCTCTTCTTCTCACCATggctgaaaatcaaacaacctcGAGTGTTCCAAGTGACATCCCCATTGAGTCCTCACCTATTGAAACACAGATATTAGACTCCTTACCCCACACCACTGCTAACCAAAACCCTAGGACAAAGTCATCCCCACATTCCATCTCCTCTCCTACCCACTCGAGTTCTGGTTCTCATAGGAGTCACAAAATCTCAACTCCCAAAAGATTTGTAGACCAGAGCCATTCTCCTACTTCACCGGAAAAAGGGGATGAATAGAGTTCTACTGACAAAGAAGAAAATCAGGAAATTTCAAGCTCGCCTATGAAAAAAGGGTCAAAGGTAGATCCAACTGATAGTTCCGAGAAGTTTGACTCAATAAAGACTGCTCTATGGATGTACAAGAAAAAGAGGCAATAAAAAACATGTTGTCCATAGCTCATGAAGGGGTTGTTATAGAAGGATATGGTGATGGTTTTGGGACTCAGGGGGAAGAGTCTAAGACTGTGAAAGATGGTAGAGAGCTTGTTCCTGTTGAACAATTGACACAGGACAATACTACTGGGGTACCAAATGAGGGATTTGATTCCTCCCAGTAGAATCTAACTCAGGGGTCCTCTCAAGAGCCCCAGGTCAGTGTTGACCCTGCTCCCTCTCCTCATTTTGATGCTGAGCCTTTATGTGTGGTGATGCCTGAGGAAAGATCTGTGTCCAGAGAAGAAAAAGGCGATAGTGAAGAGGATTCTGACGATATGCCAATTGCTAGCTTGACTAGGCATAAACCAATGGTTGCTTAAGAGCATACTCCTAAGCGACCTACTACAAAGTTGCAAAGGAAGGAGGCTCTTGAGTCTGTGCTTAAGAACAACCAAGCTAAGTCAAGGAgaagaaaattagtgaaaaatgggAAAGTTGTGAACGAGAAGATACTGCCAGTTGTGAATGTGGATGATGAAGTagaagaggaacctggttccttgacTAGAAAGCGCTCACAGAAGCATGGTCTCCCCAAGACTAAAAGGGGATCTTCTGTGTCTGCTGAAAGTTTGAACAAGTCTGATGATGTTGTTGCTAGTGAAAATATGGTGAAAGAATCTGGTGATAAGTTGGTAGAAGAGTCTGCTGCCAGGGTGATGGAAGAATTGGGTAAAAAGTCTGTGAAGTCtgatgaaaaaggaaagaatatttGCAAGTCTGCTAAGATAAAAGCTGATACAgacaaggaacctggttcctcaaagAAGGCCAGAGTGGGTGATCCAAGGAGTGCTGGGAAAGAGAGGTTAAGAAGTCAAAAGGTGCTATAGGGCCGCACATTTTTCCCTGATATCTTGGAGGAGGCTGGTATGAGACAGCCGGTTGAGATCTGTGAGTTCCAACAGTGGACATATTCTTTCATAAATGATGCTCTAATGGTGTATGAAGAGGAAGTTCAAAGTTTCTATGCTGACCTTTTTAAAGTTGAAGATGATCACATCTGTGTGTTGGTGAATGAAGTTGATATGGTGATGGACTCTGCCTTGTTAGGGTCTATTCTTGGTATTCCTGCTGAAGGGCTGTCTAGTGTTCATGGATCATGTTCTCAAAATGTCAGAAATTCCATATTAAAGGACAGAGCAGTTCAGCAGGGGGAACGGGTTCAGAAGAAGGCCCTCCTTCCTGTATACCAACTGCTGTTTGAGATGGTGAACAAGGTACTGCTGCCTCGAGCTGAGAGAAGATCTATCACCTCTAGTGCAGACCTGTTCCTCATGGAAGTACTGGACAACTTCACTACCATCAATCTACCTGGGATTATGATAGAGCACATGAACAAAGTGGCAGACTTtaaagatggtaatcatgggctgcCGTATGGGTTCCTTCTCACCAAGGTCTTTAAGCACTTTGAGGTTCCTATGGGACAAGCTAAAGTGGGCACAAAGAAGCAAACCTTCTCCAAAGCTACTCTTGAAGAATATGAGTGTATCGAGAAAATTGGAGGGGTTGGAGGCACTTCTACCATATCTCAGCTGATCAATACTCAGAATAGTGCTACCTCGGAGATAAGGaaattgaaagcaaggaatgctaTCCTTGAGactcagttaaatattaattgtcattatattatttataaaatattaaaaattaaatacctatggggcttacgccctgctgaggcatatgtaaaacgccccGCCTTACGCCCacaccttttaaaacactgcaATCAACCACTTTTTCCATGTCAAAAAGACTCATTCACAAAGCCATGACAAGTTTTACCAGTTCTTTTCTACTATGGAGTGAGCTCATGTTCGTTGCTCATCGTTGTGGCATTACTGTGTACAACACttatgaaaagaaagaaagaaagaaagaggtaTGTAAGATTGTTGTGAAATTGATATACAACGTATTCTCAACGTTACCTAGAAATGTGAGTAATGTGAGAAAGAGGTTTGTTTCATACAAAATGTGCCTAGAGTCAGTTAACTCTCATATTCAGTTATTGGTAACGTTTTAGGTGGTGCCTCCAACCTTGTTAGGACCTCAGGTTCACAACGAGAAGAGGTTTCTCGTCTAACAAAAGAGAATGCTGAGCTCAGGAAACAAGTGGAGGACCTGAAAGAGAGACTGCTCAACGAGCAAATGTCAGCAAATGCTTGAATAGATTTAGTCCTCCAAGCCCTCTCTAAGCCATCTCCTTCCAGTGCTCCCTAAACAGTGTCCCCTCAGTGTCCAGTCTTTAGTGATCAATCTATTCCCTCAGTGTCAGTTTTTATGATGATGTTTGTGGTATTTTGTTTTTTGTTCAAAACTGTGGATGGTGGTAGTAACATTGTCTCTGCTCCTGTTGAAAAATCCAAATTAATGCTAATGCCAGCTTTTCCCTTTTTGCTAACTATGCCTTGTCTTTATTCTCTGTTTTtaatcatgttgtgtgcacacaagtggcatgagttaactcAAGCTAGACTTCTTTTTGCTATATACTTGTTGCtcttctttttatgatgccaaaaagggggaAGATTAATGTGCATAATTGATTAATGAGCACTAATTAAGGGGAAATACAGACTCAGGGGGAAACTTGTCTGGGATGTTtaaattataagtttgtcatcataaaaaatggaaaattgataggttacaagtatcttgctttatgttttgatgatctaacaaacttattgtcaagaaccagataaggaatcAGTTACATATCCTCAAGACCTTAAGATCGAAAGGTTCTAGCTTGGAATATGGTTTGACTCTTCAGAGTCAGAGGGACAACAAAGGGAACAAATAACTATCATTTCCCGAGGAAACTGTACAAGTCAACTGCCCCAGCTGTAAAGTTGCTGCCTGTACACGCTACAGTACAGAAACAGTGCAACAGTCAATTTTATGGGGAGTgtcttttacctaccttgctgACATCATTCTAGTGATGTCAcaaatgcattattaacatcAAGGAAGGCAAAAACAAATCA encodes:
- the LOC142179235 gene encoding uncharacterized protein LOC142179235; translation: MLTTEYDLFRMKDDESIQDMHTRFTSIINELHYLGETIPRNKLVRKILSVLPSSWESKDNERREPKREKNLVLKTDINDSSSEDDDMAYLIRRFQKMVRRNEGIPKRANSSKPKIYDLCHKCGKPGHFIKEFPLLKQDQYKNNFDKATKRNPVPDKCFNRKNVVDNIVKQALAAWGDSSSESEKENDHGDSSTMAVESEATDLINDKDVLTVELGEAEQTRDDLVIIVVDLKETIENLKKEKDALDEKITNIEHERDDLMVVVVDLKETFECVRKEKEVLAERVANIEHERDDLLVVVVDLKEIIVKSSLCAELEKNKQLHEELGRVKSDLEKSLKWTWSSDVITAMYTNNGGNRQGIGFQREKIPYNPHSKDPNSFEFLSLTPNFLVQGTVKESSLQWYMDSDCSKHMTGSTSDFLSLKALQGGSVSFGNDKKGYILGVGWIEKSLSYSIENVYYMNGLKYSLLSVSQICDKGNKVELMSKICTVTNIMTGKEAGSCKLHVAEQIGQEGPSLWSAQVKFQGSQSV